One window of bacterium genomic DNA carries:
- a CDS encoding Ig-like domain-containing protein: MIVRVSLAVCASLGVIALSLLAGCRTGPHPGFGGGGGGGSRVADVTVRVDGPAANPVAGCMVYFGGSFYETEADGTVEIGSVAAGDYEVAAEHPDFLYFSATVRIPSGEYMLPIQLEASTPEFKVARVSPGLGEASPDQSGTFTIQFTRPVDESSFLDSDVSFEPALGDFSISVEGATAVVQFESEWPLRQTVRWKLLRAIESTAGEELAGNYVGQFRVPAQDRTPPRLSSSRPRNGETGVFRNQQIVLVFSDDILPSSLATAAIGISPEISLEKSLNGKRLELRHESLFAANRTYNFNLDGLTDLSGNPLAEPVGIEFTTSDQVRRVRYRNPDWTRVGDKIVFESDEAGGFDIWEIRADGSGLTKLTSGTGDELHPRYSYDGRSIVFERNIDGFWHVFRLEIESGEEFQVTAGSDNYRSPVYSPTFERKIAFVSDRTDVVELWVSEEDGSVPREWLPRFGRGPSDPDFHPFVDSLILFSADGGVSRDIFRASGRPGDPDAFATNLTDELASDETAPAYSPEGDRICFVSTAGGGKNVWIADAGGEFPRQLTSQPRDVDHPVFAPTVGEPRILAELYQEDGTIALAFFDSVSGELLGYLLGGSEP; this comes from the coding sequence ATGATTGTCCGCGTCTCCCTCGCGGTTTGCGCTTCACTCGGCGTAATCGCATTGAGCCTGCTCGCTGGATGCAGGACCGGCCCGCATCCGGGATTCGGCGGCGGGGGGGGAGGCGGATCGCGCGTCGCGGACGTTACGGTTCGCGTTGACGGCCCCGCCGCGAATCCGGTCGCAGGCTGCATGGTTTATTTCGGCGGCTCGTTTTACGAGACGGAAGCGGACGGCACCGTCGAAATCGGCTCTGTCGCGGCCGGCGATTACGAGGTCGCTGCGGAGCATCCGGATTTTCTTTATTTCAGCGCGACCGTCAGAATTCCAAGCGGCGAATACATGCTGCCCATTCAGCTCGAAGCCTCCACTCCGGAATTCAAGGTCGCGCGAGTTTCTCCTGGACTCGGGGAGGCGTCGCCGGATCAAAGCGGCACGTTCACGATTCAGTTCACGCGGCCGGTGGATGAGTCGTCATTCCTGGACTCGGATGTATCATTCGAGCCCGCGCTCGGGGATTTTTCGATTTCGGTCGAAGGAGCCACCGCCGTCGTGCAATTCGAATCCGAATGGCCGCTGCGCCAGACGGTGCGATGGAAGCTCCTGCGCGCGATCGAAAGCACCGCGGGCGAAGAGCTTGCAGGAAATTACGTCGGCCAGTTCCGCGTTCCCGCGCAGGACAGGACGCCGCCTCGGCTTTCCTCCAGCCGCCCGCGGAACGGCGAAACCGGAGTGTTCAGGAATCAGCAGATAGTCCTCGTTTTCTCGGATGACATCTTGCCGTCTTCGCTCGCTACAGCGGCGATCGGCATTTCACCTGAAATTTCGCTTGAGAAATCGCTGAATGGAAAAAGGCTCGAGCTGCGTCACGAATCGCTTTTTGCTGCTAATCGGACTTACAATTTCAATCTCGATGGGCTGACCGACCTTAGCGGCAATCCGCTGGCCGAGCCTGTCGGTATCGAATTCACCACCAGCGACCAGGTGCGCCGCGTTCGTTACCGCAATCCGGACTGGACGCGCGTGGGCGACAAAATCGTATTCGAAAGCGACGAGGCGGGCGGATTCGACATCTGGGAAATCAGGGCGGACGGATCGGGGCTGACCAAGCTCACATCAGGGACGGGCGACGAGCTTCATCCGCGCTATTCGTACGACGGGCGCAGCATAGTTTTCGAGCGAAATATCGATGGATTCTGGCATGTATTCAGGCTCGAAATCGAGTCCGGCGAGGAATTCCAGGTTACAGCGGGCAGCGACAATTACCGCAGTCCCGTTTACAGCCCCACGTTCGAGCGCAAAATCGCATTTGTAAGCGACCGCACCGACGTCGTGGAACTTTGGGTGTCGGAGGAGGACGGCAGCGTACCGAGGGAGTGGTTGCCCAGATTCGGCCGCGGCCCGTCCGACCCGGACTTCCATCCGTTTGTGGACTCGCTGATTCTTTTTTCCGCGGACGGCGGAGTTTCGCGCGATATTTTCCGCGCGTCCGGGCGCCCCGGCGATCCGGACGCGTTCGCGACGAACCTGACGGACGAGCTGGCCAGCGACGAGACCGCGCCCGCGTATTCGCCGGAAGGCGACCGCATATGTTTCGTCAGCACCGCCGGAGGGGGGAAGAACGTCTGGATCGCCGACGCCGGCGGCGAGTTTCCGCGCCAGCTGACCAGCCAGCCGCGCGACGTCGACCATCCGGTTTTCGCGCCGACCGTCGGCGAGCCTCGAATACTCGCGGAGCTTTACCAGGAAGACGGCACAATCGCGCTCGCGTTTTTCGATTCGGTTTCCGGCGAGCTTCTTGGCTATCTCCTGGGCGGGAGCGAGCCTTGA